A part of Dermacentor variabilis isolate Ectoservices chromosome 10, ASM5094787v1, whole genome shotgun sequence genomic DNA contains:
- the LOC142560804 gene encoding ubiquitin-conjugating enzyme E2 T-like isoform X1, with the protein MLRNVRIQRELEMLNSQLPPGIVCNPVADMLDNFEAAITGASGTPYEGGTFKLNIRIPERYPFEAPVAVFQTPVYHPNVDSTGRICLDVLQMPPKGRWRPSLNLKVVLLSLHALLAQPNPDDPLVPELADQFKYQRDMFNRLAAEHTRRHAMG; encoded by the exons ATGCTTCGTAACGTGCGTATTCAGAGAGAGCTGGAGATGCTAAACTCGCAGTTGCCTCCCGGCATCGTGTGCAACCCGGTCGCTGATATGTTGGACAACTTTGAAGCTG CCATCACCGGAGCTAGCGGAACACCATACGAAGGCGGAACCTTCAAGCTCAACATTCGCATCCCCGAAAG gtACCCATTTGAGGCACCCGTGGCAGTGTTCCAGACACCGGTGTACCACCCCAATGTGGACTCTACGGGCCGCATCTGCCTGGATGTGCTCCAGATGCCACCGAAG GGTCGCTGGCGGCCATCGCTGAACCTCAAGGTCGTCCTCCTGTCACTTCACGCCCTGCTGGCACAGCCAAATCCTGATGATCCTCTTGTGCCAGAACTT GCCGACCAGTTCAAGTACCAGAGGGACATGTTCAACAGGCTGGCCGCAGAACACACGCGACGACACGCCATGGGCTGA
- the LOC142560804 gene encoding ubiquitin-conjugating enzyme E2 T-like isoform X2 — MLRNVRIQRELEMLNSQLPPGIVCNPVADMLDNFEAAITGASGTPYEGGTFKLNIRIPERYPFEAPVAVFQTPVYHPNVDSTGRICLDVLQMPPKGRWRPSLNLKVVLLSLHALLAQPNPDDPLVPELVVRQSLSTVGVALVSGLQTWQAGA; from the exons ATGCTTCGTAACGTGCGTATTCAGAGAGAGCTGGAGATGCTAAACTCGCAGTTGCCTCCCGGCATCGTGTGCAACCCGGTCGCTGATATGTTGGACAACTTTGAAGCTG CCATCACCGGAGCTAGCGGAACACCATACGAAGGCGGAACCTTCAAGCTCAACATTCGCATCCCCGAAAG gtACCCATTTGAGGCACCCGTGGCAGTGTTCCAGACACCGGTGTACCACCCCAATGTGGACTCTACGGGCCGCATCTGCCTGGATGTGCTCCAGATGCCACCGAAG GGTCGCTGGCGGCCATCGCTGAACCTCAAGGTCGTCCTCCTGTCACTTCACGCCCTGCTGGCACAGCCAAATCCTGATGATCCTCTTGTGCCAGAACTT GTCGTGCGGCAAAGCTTATCCACTGTTGGTGTCGCCCTTGTCTCTGGTTTGCAGACGTGGCAGGCCGGTGCGTAA